The segment GGGAAGGTAAATCCGCCCAGGGTTAGCCGGGACCTAAGTCGAGGCTGAAAGGCGTAGACGATGGACAGCAGGTTAATAATCCTGCGCTGCCGTGCAAGCATTTGAGCATGGGGGGACGAAGTCGTGAAGGTTAGCAGGCCATTAGATACGGTTTGTTCAAGCCGGAGGTGTTGTCTCAGGAAAATCCGGGACACTAAGGCACCGAAGGTGAGTACGTGGGTGTATACCCGGAAGTAACCGGAGCGGCTTCCAAGAAAAGCCTCGTTTGCGAGTTTGTATGGTACCCGTACTAAAACTGACACAGGTAGGTGAGGAGAGGATCCTAAGGCGCTCGAGAGAACCCTCGTTAAGGAACTCGGCAAAATGACTCCGTAACTTCGGGAAAAGGAGTGCCCTGAGCAATCAGGGTCGCAGTGAATAGGCCTGGGCGACTGTTTACTAAAAACACAAGTCTCTGCCAAGATGAAAAATCAACGTATAGAGACTGACGCGTGCTCGATGCCAGAACGTTAAGGGGATGGGTCAATGTTCTTCGGGATGTGAAGCTCAGAACTGAAGCGCTGGTGAATGGCGGCTCTAACTATGAGAGTCCTAAGGTAGCGAAGTTCCTTGTCAGATAATTACTGACGTGCATGAATCGCGTAACGACCTAGGTACTGTCTCAACGAGGGACTCGGCGAAATTGTAGTCGTGGTGAAGATGCCACGTACCCGCGGCAAGACGGAAAGACCCCGTGAACCTTTACTGTAGCCTATTATTGGGTTTTGGTATGGTATGCGTAGGATAGGTGGGAGACGGTGAAGTCCTGGCTCCGGCTGGGATGGAGTCGACGGTGAAATACCACTCTTACCATGTTAAAATTCTAACCAGAGTCCGTGAATCCGGATCTGGGACAGTGATAGGTGGGCAGTTTGACTGGGGCGGTCTCCTCCAAAAGAGTAACGGAGGAGTCCAAAGGCTTCCTCAGTGCGCTTGGCAACCGCACGAAGAGTGTAAGGGCAAAAGGAAGCTTAACTGCGAGACCTATAAGTCGAGCAGGTGTGAAAGCAGGGCCTAGTGATCCGGTGGTTGTGTGTGGAAACGCCATCGCTCAACAGATAAAAGGTACTCCGGGGATAACAGGCTGATCGCTCCCGAGCGTCCATAGCGGCGGAGCGGTTTGGCACCTCGATGTCGGCTCATCGCATCCTGGGGCTGGAGAAGGTCCCAAGGGTTCTGGAGTTCACAGATTAAAGCGGTACGCGAGCTGGGTTTAGACCGTCGTGAGACAGGTCGGTCCCTATCTGCCGTGGGTGTGCGATATTTGAGGAGATCTGTCCTTAGTACGAGAGGACCGGGATGGACGTACCTCTGGTGCTCCAGTTGTCACGCTAGTGGCATAGCTGGGTAGCTATGTACGGAAAGGATAAATGCTGAAAGCATATAAGCATGAAGCCTACTCCAAAACGAGATATCGTTTTCCTACAGGAAGTGAGACACCTTGAAGATGACAAGGTTGATAGGCCAGAGGTGTAAGCACAGTAATGTGTTTAGCTGACTGGTACTAATCCGTCAAAAAGCTTGACTACTTTTTTCTTACTCGTATCTCATTACAATGGGGTTCTGTTGCTCTCACCCGTTCAGTAATCAGTCATAGCCCCTTCTCTACTAAAAAGAGAAGCAGTTTGGTATTACAAATGATAGTTCCGGTGGGCATAGCAGGAGGGAAACACCCGTTCCCATTCCGAACACGGTAGTTAAGACTCCTGCGCCGATGGTACTGGCCAAAAGCCGGGAGAGTAGGTCACTGCCGGGCCTTTTCTCTAAAAAGCCCCTCCCTCTTACTCAGGGTCGGGCTTTTTTCTTTCCTATCCCCCACTTCGGGTATCGGTAGAATTTCTGTTAAAATTACTTGATAATTTTATTTCCAGAGACATTTATGGTTTTGGAATCAGAAGAGGAAATTTTTAAAAAATATTTAGCCCTGAGAAAATTAAAATTCACTCCGGAGAGACAGGCTATATTGAACAGGGTATTCGCAAATCACAAGCATTTTGAAGTGGATGAATTATTGGTAGATCTTAGAAATAATGACATGAGGATTTCGAAGGCAACTATTTATCGCACACTGGCATTGCTTGTAAAAAGCGGGCTGCTCAGAGAGGTTATTTTTGGTGAGAGGCATGCGCATTATGAGCATATTTATGGACACGAACATCACGATCATTTGGTATGTAACTCATGTGGGAAAATTATTGAGTTCAGTGAACCCAGGATAGAAAAATTACAGAATGAGGTTTGTAAAAATAAAAAATTTAAACCAGAATCTCACCGTTTACAAATACAAGGGTTATGTGAAGATTGTATGAATACGGAAGTTTCTGAAAAAACTAAATTATTTAATCATTAAGTATGGGAGTTTGAATTATGGCACGTGTATGTGAAATTTGCGGGAAAAAGACCGGTGTGGGAAATCAACTCGAGCGGCGCGGACTTGCGAAATGGAAGGGTGGAGTAGGAAGAAAGATAACAGGGAAAACCAAAAGAAAATTCAAAGCAAATATCCAAAGAGTAAGGGCTAACATGAATGGTACAGTTAAAAAAATTAAAGTATGTACTGGGTGTATTGGTGCTGGCAAAATAGTAAAGGCATTATAAATACACGAAAGTAGGTAACTAAAATTTATAAAATTATGTGAATATGATGATTGATGAAAATGTTATCGAGTACATTGCGAACCTTTCCCGGCTTGAGCTTATTGAGTACGAAAAGAAAATGTTTGTTGTCCAGCTTAGTGACATTTTATCGTATATAGAAAAGCTAAAAAGATTAAATACAGATAATGTTAAACCAATGGCAAACAGTATATATGTATCAAATGTGTTTAGACTGGATAAACCGGAGCCATCTATTTCGAACGAAGATGCCCTTGCCAATGCTCCAGACAGATTAGAAGCTTTTTTTAAAGTACCAAAGGTAATAGAATAGAGAACTCATACAGGAAACAAATATTTGAAACTTCTGGATTTAACCTCATTAGAAATAAAAGAAAAAATTTTATCCGGAGAAATACGCACGGCTGACCTTGTCAGAAACCTTTTTGAGCGGATAAAAAACATTGAGCCAAGCATTCAGTCGTATATAACAATGGCGGAAGATGAGTCACTGAGGAAAGCTGAAAAGATTGATAAAAAGATAGCAAAGAAAGAAAAGACCGGTTTACTCACGGGTATTCCGATCGCAGTTAAAGACAATATTTGTACGAGATATTTACCTACAACATGTGCCTCAAAGATTCTCCAAAATTTCATACCACCATACGATGCCTCTGTCATTAAGCGACTAAAAGAAGAAGACGCTATAATCATAGGCAAAACAAATCTTGATGAATTTGCAATGGGATCATCAACAGAAAATTCGAGCTATAAAACAACACGCAATCCCTGGGATTTGGAACGCGTGCCTGGCGGATCAAGTGGTGGTTCGGCAGCTGCCGTAGCTTCAGGTTTGGCTTTCATGGCATTGGGGTCCGATACAGGTGGGTCTGTCAGGCAGCCGGCTGCTCTTTGTGGTGTTGTTGGTCTGAAACCGACATATGGGCGTGTGTCACGATATGGTCTTGTTGCTTTTGGATCTTCATTGGACCAAATCGGGACTCTGACAAAAGATGTTAGAGATGCTGCAATTTTACTGCAAGTGATTGCTGGTCACGACTTGCACGATTCTACTTCCGTGCCTGTACCGGTTCCGGATTACCTGGATACAATAGATTCCCGCATTCATAATTTAAGGATAGGTGTTCCTAAAGAATATTTTTCTGATGGTTTGAATAGGGATGTTCATGAAGCAATAAAGGATGCCTTGACGACATATGAAAGGCTAGGCGCAACAATTGTGGATATATCATTGCCGCATACCGAGTATGCTGTTGCAACATACTATATCATTGCCAATGCTGAGGCAAGTTCAAATTTAGCACGATATGATGGTGTTCGCTATGGTTACAGATCCGGCATGAATGGTATAACTGGCATGTATTGCCGTACACGATCTGAGGGGTTCGGTAACGAAGTGAAACGGCGAATTATGCTGGGAAATTACGCATTAAGTGCAGGGTATTACGATGCGTATTATTTAAAAGCATCAAAGGTAAGAACGTTAATAAAAAGTGATTTTGACAATGCCTTTGAGATGGTTGATTGTATTCTTTCCCCGACGTCCCCCGTACCTGCTTTCAAAATAGGCGAACGTACCAGCAGTCCATTGGAAATGTACCTTTCTGATATTTTTACCATTCCGGCAAACCTTGCAGGTATCCCGGGCATTTCAGTCCCTTGCGGATTTTCAAAAGAAGGCTTACCGATTGGAATGCAAATTCTTGGAAGACATTTTGAAGAGAGAAGACTTCTCCGGATTGCATATGCTTTTGAGCGGGGTACTGATTTTCATTTGAAAAGACCCATAATAAAAGGGCCATGTAATACAGAGATAAAACAAGAAAAGGTTAGATAGTATGGAATATGAAGTTGTTATAGGACTAGAAACACATGCGGAATTATTAACTTTAACAAAATTGCTTTGTGGGTGTAGCACAAGATTTGGTGTTGAACCCAATACACAAGTTTGTCCTATATGTCTTGGTATGCCTGGTGTTTTACCTGTTATGAACAAGAAGGCTTTCGAATATGCATTGAGATCTGCGATTGCATTGAATTGTGAAATTAATAAATTTACCAATTTTGACAGAAAAAGCTATTACTATCCTGATCTTCCAAAAAATTATCAAATATCCCAGAATTATTATAATTTAGGTGTTAACGGATACATGAATATTGAGGTTAACGGTGAAATAAAAAAAATTAGCATTAACAATGTTCATTTGGAGGAAGAAGCAGGTAAACTTATTCATCCCGAAGAAGTTGGTGCAGATTACAGCCTTGTCGACTTCAATAGAGCAGGTGTCCCGCTTCTCGAGATTGTTTCACAACCGGATATGAGAAACATTGATGAAGCAGAGAGTTATATGCAGACCCTAAAAAGAATCCTTTTATATACAGAAGTTTCTGACTGCAAAATGCAGGAAGGTTCTCTTCGGTTTGAAGCAAGTATTTCGCTTAGAAAAAAAGGTTCTGACAGATTAGGTAACAGAGTAGAAATAAAAAATCTTAACTCAATGAAATCTGTTGTAAAAGCCATTGAATATGAGACGGTAAGGCAGCGAGCCGTATTGGAAAAAGGAGAATCAGTTGCCAGAGAAACGAGGTTGTGGGATGAGACAACCGGGAGAAGTGAGCGTATGCGTTCAAAAGAAGAGGCCCAGGATTATCGGTATTTTCCAGAACCAGACCTGTTACCTGTTTTGGTTGATGAAAAATGGTTAAACGAAATAAAAAACACTATTCCAGAGCTTCCCTTGGATAGAAAACAACGATTGATGGAAGTGTTTAAACTTTCTAATTATGATGCAAGCATTATTACAGAAGAAAAGGTTCTTGCTGATTTCTTTGAAGAGTGTGTAAAGATTCTGGATCGTCCCAAGGCCATTTCCAATTGGATTATTAATGATTTACTGAGAGAAATAAGAGAAATAAAGGATAGAAAATTAGATATTAATAACTTTCCAGTCAGACCAAAACAATTGGCATCATTAGTGGATTGCATTGAAAAAAATATCATCAGCAGTTCTATTGCAAAAGAAGTCTTTACTGAAATAGTTCAAACAGGTAAAGACCCGCACCTAATTATTGAAGAGAAAAAGCTGGCACAGATCAGCGACGAAAATTTGATTGAGACTATTATAGAGAAAGTCATATCAAGCAATCCGGAAGCTATCGGGGATTATAAACAAGGGAAAAAAAATGCCCTTACCTTTCTGGTAGGGCAGGTAATGAAAGAAACAAGGGGAAAGGCAAATCCAAAAATAGTAAATGAGCTTTTAAAAGAAAAGGTTAGTATCTAAAAGCAAATCTAAATCTAATATTACTCCGATTATCCCATCTCAGACTGCATATTATTTATAAAACCTACCACTTCTGTCCGCTTCAGATTGAAATACAACATAACCACTTATAAAGAGACACCTTGCAGGCATGTTATGAATCATACTTGGCATTTTCCTTCCTGAAGTTCCTTTTCTTAAAGATAAGGCTTGAATCTTTGGAAGCTGGTATGGTAAGTTATATAAAATTTACGCAGAATTAAATGTGTTGTAAGAAATAATAGGCTTTACTAAATTTAAGAGGTGTTTAATGTTTGGAAGGCGAATCACATTATTCAAGCTGTTTGGATTTGAAGTAAAAATTGACATAAGCTGGCTTATCCTAGCAGTACTTGTTACCTTTACGTTAGCGCAAGGGTTCTTTCCCTATTATTACAGAGGTCTGTCATTAGCAGCGTACTGGTGGATGGGCATCTTTGGTGCGTTAGGATTATTTGCATCTATTATTTTTCATGAATTCTGGCATTCTATAATTGCAAGGAAATATGGATTGCCGATGAAAGGAATAACGCTATTCAT is part of the Candidatus Jettenia sp. AMX2 genome and harbors:
- a CDS encoding transcriptional repressor translates to MVLESEEEIFKKYLALRKLKFTPERQAILNRVFANHKHFEVDELLVDLRNNDMRISKATIYRTLALLVKSGLLREVIFGERHAHYEHIYGHEHHDHLVCNSCGKIIEFSEPRIEKLQNEVCKNKKFKPESHRLQIQGLCEDCMNTEVSEKTKLFNH
- the rpmB gene encoding 50S ribosomal protein L28, which gives rise to MARVCEICGKKTGVGNQLERRGLAKWKGGVGRKITGKTKRKFKANIQRVRANMNGTVKKIKVCTGCIGAGKIVKAL
- the gatC gene encoding Asp-tRNA(Asn)/Glu-tRNA(Gln) amidotransferase subunit GatC — its product is MMIDENVIEYIANLSRLELIEYEKKMFVVQLSDILSYIEKLKRLNTDNVKPMANSIYVSNVFRLDKPEPSISNEDALANAPDRLEAFFKVPKVIE
- the gatA gene encoding Asp-tRNA(Asn)/Glu-tRNA(Gln) amidotransferase subunit GatA, whose product is MKLLDLTSLEIKEKILSGEIRTADLVRNLFERIKNIEPSIQSYITMAEDESLRKAEKIDKKIAKKEKTGLLTGIPIAVKDNICTRYLPTTCASKILQNFIPPYDASVIKRLKEEDAIIIGKTNLDEFAMGSSTENSSYKTTRNPWDLERVPGGSSGGSAAAVASGLAFMALGSDTGGSVRQPAALCGVVGLKPTYGRVSRYGLVAFGSSLDQIGTLTKDVRDAAILLQVIAGHDLHDSTSVPVPVPDYLDTIDSRIHNLRIGVPKEYFSDGLNRDVHEAIKDALTTYERLGATIVDISLPHTEYAVATYYIIANAEASSNLARYDGVRYGYRSGMNGITGMYCRTRSEGFGNEVKRRIMLGNYALSAGYYDAYYLKASKVRTLIKSDFDNAFEMVDCILSPTSPVPAFKIGERTSSPLEMYLSDIFTIPANLAGIPGISVPCGFSKEGLPIGMQILGRHFEERRLLRIAYAFERGTDFHLKRPIIKGPCNTEIKQEKVR
- the gatB gene encoding Asp-tRNA(Asn)/Glu-tRNA(Gln) amidotransferase subunit GatB; translation: MEYEVVIGLETHAELLTLTKLLCGCSTRFGVEPNTQVCPICLGMPGVLPVMNKKAFEYALRSAIALNCEINKFTNFDRKSYYYPDLPKNYQISQNYYNLGVNGYMNIEVNGEIKKISINNVHLEEEAGKLIHPEEVGADYSLVDFNRAGVPLLEIVSQPDMRNIDEAESYMQTLKRILLYTEVSDCKMQEGSLRFEASISLRKKGSDRLGNRVEIKNLNSMKSVVKAIEYETVRQRAVLEKGESVARETRLWDETTGRSERMRSKEEAQDYRYFPEPDLLPVLVDEKWLNEIKNTIPELPLDRKQRLMEVFKLSNYDASIITEEKVLADFFEECVKILDRPKAISNWIINDLLREIREIKDRKLDINNFPVRPKQLASLVDCIEKNIISSSIAKEVFTEIVQTGKDPHLIIEEKKLAQISDENLIETIIEKVISSNPEAIGDYKQGKKNALTFLVGQVMKETRGKANPKIVNELLKEKVSI